The following proteins come from a genomic window of Desmospora profundinema:
- the betB gene encoding betaine-aldehyde dehydrogenase encodes MYIDGEWVEARSGNTRKVINPYNREEIAIVPEGDREDAVRAIKAARRAFDQGPWPQTPASERGKKLWEVAALIDRDQEELARLETLDTGKTLVESRADMEDIAAVFRYYAGLADKDGGEEIDPPMPDAVSRVVREPVGVCGMITPWNYPLLQASWKLAPALAAGCTMVLKPSEITPLTTLKVAELMEEVGFPQGVVNIVTGPGASVGAELSESDQVDLVSFTGGIETGRNIMKAASGNMKKIALELGGKNPNIVFADSDFETTVDYALNAVYFHAGQVCSAGARLLVEEKIHDRFVEELISRVKRIRLGSGLDESTQMGPLTSEEHRAKVEGYIEIGKEEGAKLLIGGKRPEGKEFEQGFFLEPTVFDGCRSDMRIVQEETFGPILTVETFRTEEEAIRLANDSIYGLAGAVWTRDINQAQRVARKLRMGTVWINDFHPYFPQAPWGGYKQSGIGRELGKTGLEEYTEQKHIFQNLNPQPMGWFK; translated from the coding sequence ATGTACATTGACGGAGAGTGGGTGGAGGCCCGTTCGGGAAACACCCGGAAGGTGATCAACCCATACAACCGAGAAGAGATTGCTATCGTCCCCGAAGGGGATCGTGAAGACGCCGTCCGTGCGATCAAGGCGGCACGGCGGGCTTTTGATCAAGGGCCATGGCCTCAGACTCCCGCATCGGAACGGGGGAAAAAGCTGTGGGAAGTGGCTGCGTTGATCGACCGCGACCAGGAAGAGCTGGCACGCCTGGAAACATTGGATACCGGTAAAACCCTGGTGGAGAGCCGGGCGGATATGGAAGATATTGCGGCGGTGTTCCGCTATTATGCCGGTCTGGCCGATAAAGACGGCGGGGAAGAGATCGATCCTCCGATGCCGGATGCCGTCAGCCGGGTGGTTCGGGAGCCGGTAGGGGTTTGTGGAATGATCACTCCGTGGAACTACCCCTTGCTCCAAGCCTCGTGGAAATTGGCTCCCGCGTTGGCGGCAGGCTGCACCATGGTGTTGAAGCCGAGTGAGATTACCCCGCTCACCACATTGAAAGTGGCGGAGCTGATGGAAGAAGTCGGGTTCCCCCAAGGGGTTGTCAACATTGTAACGGGTCCCGGGGCCTCCGTGGGGGCTGAACTGTCGGAATCGGATCAAGTGGATCTCGTCTCTTTCACCGGAGGCATTGAAACCGGTCGGAACATTATGAAGGCCGCATCGGGCAACATGAAAAAGATTGCATTGGAATTGGGCGGTAAAAACCCAAACATCGTGTTTGCCGACAGTGATTTTGAGACCACGGTCGATTATGCCCTCAATGCGGTTTATTTCCATGCGGGACAAGTCTGTTCAGCTGGGGCCCGCTTGCTGGTGGAAGAGAAGATTCATGACCGTTTTGTGGAAGAACTGATAAGCCGGGTTAAACGGATTCGATTGGGAAGCGGTCTGGATGAGTCTACTCAGATGGGCCCCCTCACTTCAGAAGAACACCGTGCTAAAGTGGAGGGGTATATCGAGATCGGAAAAGAAGAAGGGGCAAAATTGTTGATCGGCGGCAAGCGACCGGAAGGGAAGGAATTTGAACAGGGCTTCTTCCTGGAACCGACCGTATTTGACGGTTGTCGATCCGATATGCGCATCGTTCAGGAAGAAACCTTCGGTCCGATCCTGACGGTGGAAACGTTCCGGACGGAAGAGGAAGCGATCCGTCTGGCCAACGATTCCATCTACGGGCTGGCGGGTGCCGTTTGGACCCGGGATATCAACCAGGCTCAGCGGGTGGCCCGTAAGTTGCGCATGGGGACGGTTTGGATTAATGATTTTCATCCATACTTCCCGCAAGCGCCCTGGGGCGGATACAAACAATCCGGAATCGGACGGGAGCTGGGCAAGACCGGACTGGAAGAGTACACCGAACAGAAGCACATCTTCCAAAACCTGAACCCGCAGCCCATGGGCTGGTTTAAATAA
- the cudC gene encoding choline uptake/conversion transcriptional regulator CudC, with translation MGSQMMKIEEARRDYIESLVETMEMYGLSPSMGRLFGIMFFHDEPMTLDEMRHQTGMSKTSMSTGVRALSRLKLVHKKWQKGVRKDLYEAEHDQFRSFVDFFAQQWEKEIELNQVSLRKSEQKLRALLDDPLLSDEDRAQVLRDLDKLDNAKRYYQWLGHLVEAFETEEIFKHVPIPDASD, from the coding sequence ATGGGATCCCAAATGATGAAAATCGAAGAAGCCCGGCGGGATTATATCGAATCCCTCGTGGAAACGATGGAAATGTATGGCCTGAGTCCTTCGATGGGACGTTTATTTGGCATTATGTTTTTCCACGATGAACCGATGACTCTGGATGAAATGCGTCACCAGACCGGTATGAGTAAAACCAGCATGAGTACCGGGGTGCGCGCGCTCTCCCGTTTAAAACTGGTACACAAGAAGTGGCAGAAAGGCGTCCGCAAGGATCTGTATGAAGCCGAACATGATCAATTTCGTTCCTTTGTCGACTTTTTTGCACAGCAATGGGAAAAAGAGATTGAACTGAATCAGGTCAGCTTGCGCAAAAGCGAACAAAAGTTGCGCGCGTTATTGGACGACCCCCTCCTATCCGATGAAGACCGGGCACAGGTGTTGAGAGATTTGGACAAACTGGATAACGCCAAACGCTATTACCAATGGCTGGGCCATCTGGTTGAAGCTTTTGAAACGGAAGAAATCTTTAAACACGTCCCCATACCCGATGCATCCGATTAA
- a CDS encoding S9 family peptidase yields the protein MISFSKPDVEQFFRTLIIQNFAVSPDEKQLIFSTNLGGTFDLWGMDLPRTFPYPLTFHSQSSHGIHFDKQGRFIIASFDHDGDEFTQLYALPPQGGESKPLRVQKGERHFFGGLSQDGARLYYTSTKGNPTYLNTYCYDLKTGEENLLLKGEKGATTLIDVSPDETAWLFGTHFANTHTLAFVYKEGEKILLTPLSEAQHTVSDALFISETEVYLLTDYDADFSYLAHFNLETRTFTKLLSLEKESFTTLKLDKKQNCLYLVGSSGVEDRLYRYAITQGNLNRLESPVDVIEQLTVSESGNIYLLGRSATLPFNLFRLKKDAKEWTPLTDFKVPGVPREELIEPEVFTYPSHDGLEIEGLYFRANPETNNGHLILWPHGGPQAAERKMFRALFQFLLNRGYSILAPNFRGSSGYGLSFMKKVEGDWGHGPRLDNVHALDYAIAQGWADKDKILLMGGSYGGYMALLLHGRHGEAFKAVVDIFGVSNLFSFVETVPDHWKPAMKQWVGDPEKDREKFIEDSPITYLDGMTKPMLVIQGANDPRVVQAESDQVVEALRKRGVEVEYLVLEDEGHGFSKKANEIEVYRRVLDFFDRHAIKAGTAAR from the coding sequence ATGATTTCATTTTCCAAGCCAGATGTGGAACAATTCTTTCGAACACTGATCATCCAGAACTTTGCCGTCAGCCCTGATGAGAAACAATTGATTTTTAGTACCAACCTAGGCGGTACCTTCGATTTGTGGGGAATGGATTTGCCCCGCACGTTCCCCTACCCCCTCACATTCCACAGCCAGAGCAGCCACGGTATCCACTTTGACAAGCAAGGACGGTTCATTATCGCCAGCTTCGATCACGACGGGGATGAATTTACTCAGCTGTATGCACTGCCTCCTCAGGGAGGCGAGTCAAAGCCCCTCCGTGTCCAAAAAGGAGAACGGCACTTTTTTGGCGGACTCTCCCAGGACGGAGCCCGCCTCTACTATACCTCCACCAAGGGAAACCCTACATATTTGAACACCTATTGCTACGATCTTAAAACGGGGGAAGAAAACCTGCTGTTGAAGGGGGAGAAGGGAGCAACCACCCTGATCGATGTCAGCCCTGATGAAACAGCCTGGCTCTTTGGAACTCACTTTGCCAACACCCATACTCTCGCCTTTGTCTATAAAGAAGGGGAAAAAATTTTGTTAACCCCTCTGAGTGAAGCACAACATACGGTCTCCGACGCTTTGTTCATATCGGAAACCGAAGTGTATCTCCTAACCGACTACGATGCCGATTTTTCCTACTTGGCTCATTTCAACTTAGAAACGCGAACATTTACCAAGCTTCTTTCCCTGGAGAAAGAGAGCTTTACTACCCTGAAGCTGGACAAGAAGCAGAACTGTCTGTACTTGGTGGGCTCTTCTGGAGTGGAAGACCGACTGTATCGCTACGCAATCACCCAGGGGAATCTAAATCGGTTGGAATCACCCGTCGATGTGATTGAACAGTTAACGGTCAGTGAAAGTGGCAATATTTATCTTCTCGGCCGCAGCGCCACTCTTCCCTTTAACCTGTTTCGGTTAAAGAAAGATGCCAAAGAGTGGACTCCTCTCACCGATTTTAAAGTTCCCGGTGTTCCCCGGGAGGAGCTGATTGAACCGGAAGTATTCACTTACCCCTCCCATGACGGCCTGGAAATCGAAGGGTTGTACTTCCGCGCCAATCCGGAGACCAACAACGGCCACCTCATTCTGTGGCCCCATGGAGGTCCCCAAGCAGCGGAGCGCAAAATGTTTCGGGCGCTGTTTCAGTTCCTTCTCAACCGGGGTTACAGCATTCTCGCTCCCAATTTCCGAGGCTCCTCCGGTTACGGCCTTTCCTTTATGAAAAAAGTAGAGGGAGACTGGGGACACGGGCCGAGACTGGACAATGTCCATGCGCTGGACTACGCCATCGCTCAGGGATGGGCGGATAAGGACAAGATCCTGTTGATGGGAGGCAGTTACGGGGGCTATATGGCTCTCTTGCTGCACGGCCGCCATGGGGAAGCCTTCAAAGCCGTGGTGGATATCTTTGGGGTGTCCAACCTGTTCAGCTTTGTCGAAACCGTTCCCGATCATTGGAAGCCCGCCATGAAGCAATGGGTGGGTGATCCAGAGAAAGACAGAGAAAAATTTATCGAGGATTCACCCATCACTTATTTGGACGGGATGACGAAACCCATGCTTGTCATCCAGGGAGCCAACGACCCTCGGGTGGTTCAGGCGGAGTCGGACCAAGTGGTGGAAGCCCTCCGGAAGCGAGGAGTGGAAGTGGAGTATCTGGTACTGGAAGACGAGGGACACGGCTTCTCCAAAAAAGCCAATGAAATTGAAGTATATCGGCGGGTACTCGACTTTTTCGATCGTCATGCGATCAAGGCTGGTACTGCCGCCCGTTAA
- a CDS encoding iron-containing alcohol dehydrogenase, producing MRMEQMLDRKEFVMPTKVVSGIGVSENTGEEVKALGVSKAMIVTDKGLYQAGIVDPIANSLKEAGIDVTVFHDIQGEPDTELVAKGSATFKEQECNGLVAVGGGSSMDTAKAIGVEVVHGEPVLNYEASDAGKPLEKRIPPLTTIPTTAGTGSEVTQWAVIKDPVREIKFNTGGPLIPAHLAIIDPKLHLSMPPHITAATGVDALSHAIECYTMHQSQPLTDAVALLAIEYVGKYLRRAYANGNDIEARYGMAQAAMLAGLSYGSDSAGAAHAMAQTLGGMVPVMHGQCVSAMLPAVMEYNWMGCPDKFARIAQALGVDTAGLTVEDAAKMAVIEVEQLVSDVEIPTLLEQGVDPNDIDRYAQAAYDDPQTVGNPRVIHLEGYKWIYRRCLGLEESTID from the coding sequence ATGCGTATGGAACAGATGTTGGACCGTAAGGAATTTGTCATGCCCACCAAGGTGGTCTCCGGAATTGGTGTTTCGGAAAACACAGGGGAAGAAGTGAAAGCCCTGGGTGTCAGCAAAGCAATGATCGTAACCGATAAGGGACTTTATCAAGCCGGGATTGTCGACCCCATCGCAAACAGCCTGAAGGAAGCGGGGATCGATGTCACCGTTTTTCATGATATTCAGGGGGAGCCGGATACCGAACTGGTGGCTAAAGGAAGTGCTACCTTCAAGGAGCAGGAGTGTAATGGACTCGTTGCTGTCGGGGGCGGCAGTTCCATGGACACCGCCAAAGCGATCGGTGTGGAAGTGGTCCATGGTGAACCGGTTTTAAATTATGAGGCGTCCGATGCCGGTAAACCTCTGGAAAAACGGATTCCGCCTTTGACGACCATCCCGACCACTGCCGGTACGGGGAGTGAAGTGACCCAGTGGGCGGTCATTAAAGATCCGGTGCGCGAGATTAAATTTAATACCGGAGGGCCGCTGATTCCGGCTCATTTGGCGATCATCGATCCGAAGCTTCACCTGTCCATGCCTCCCCATATCACCGCTGCTACGGGAGTAGACGCGCTATCCCACGCCATTGAGTGCTACACCATGCACCAATCGCAACCCTTGACGGATGCCGTCGCATTGTTGGCGATTGAGTATGTGGGAAAATACCTGCGTCGCGCTTATGCCAACGGCAACGACATCGAGGCCCGTTACGGGATGGCGCAGGCGGCAATGCTGGCCGGCTTGTCTTACGGCAGTGACTCTGCCGGTGCCGCCCATGCCATGGCCCAGACCTTGGGCGGAATGGTTCCGGTGATGCACGGACAGTGCGTATCCGCCATGCTGCCTGCCGTGATGGAGTACAATTGGATGGGATGTCCGGACAAATTTGCCCGGATCGCCCAAGCCCTGGGAGTGGATACCGCCGGCTTGACCGTGGAAGATGCGGCCAAAATGGCTGTCATCGAAGTGGAACAGTTGGTGTCCGACGTGGAAATCCCTACGCTGCTGGAACAAGGCGTAGATCCGAACGATATCGATCGTTACGCTCAAGCCGCTTACGATGACCCGCAAACCGTTGGTAATCCGCGCGTGATCCACCTGGAAGGGTATAAGTGGATTTACCGGCGGTGCCTGGGCCTGGAAGAATCCACGATCGACTGA